TCTTTTATGGAATTTGATTTGATGCTGCATCATGTCTAAAATTCAAAAAAATGAAAAATGTACAACGAATCTTGTTAATAGGATCAGCAGTACTGGTCCTATTTTCGTGTAATAAGCTTTCGGACTCCTCTAAGGTCGCTTTGTCCGAGCCTGATGCAGCAGAACCTATGGAGCTGAAACTGGAAGATCAGAGTGAGCCGAATGCTGCGGTTGATGCCGCGGCAAAGGTGAGTCTGGTTGTGCCCCAGAAAAAAATCATCAAGACAGGATCTGTTTCTGTGGAATCCCGGGACGTAGCGAAAAGTAAAAAATCTCTCGATGCGCTGGTCAGCAAACATAAAGGGTTCTATGAGGAAGAGACACTTTCAAAAGGAAATTCAATAGCCTCGTATAATCTTAATATCCGGATTCCTGTACAAGACTATGAAGCATTCATTGCAGAACTGGAAGGCGGGAAGGACAATATTACAAGTAAGAGCATTCAGTCTCAGGATATGACCGGGCAGTATTATGATCTGGACTCGCGGCTGAAAAGTAAAAAAGCCTACCTCCAACGTTATACAGAATTGCTTGGCAAAGCCCGGAATGTCAAGGAGATCTTAGAGATTGAGGAGCAGATACGGGTTATTCAGGAAGAAATTGATGCAAC
The Sphingobacterium spiritivorum genome window above contains:
- a CDS encoding DUF4349 domain-containing protein; the encoded protein is MKNVQRILLIGSAVLVLFSCNKLSDSSKVALSEPDAAEPMELKLEDQSEPNAAVDAAAKVSLVVPQKKIIKTGSVSVESRDVAKSKKSLDALVSKHKGFYEEETLSKGNSIASYNLNIRIPVQDYEAFIAELEGGKDNITSKSIQSQDMTGQYYDLDSRLKSKKAYLQRYTELLGKARNVKEILEIEEQIRVIQEEIDATAASLKSLSEQVAYSTLSVYLYQEQSNISIGADSFGTKLVDAVRFGWTALETFFIILIRIWPFLLIGVLGFVFIRKYKKRRKQ